The following proteins come from a genomic window of bacterium:
- a CDS encoding ABC transporter permease has protein sequence MSTQVHERVVYAEARGEPDLRPHTYLRVAAVAVLLLAWEAVSRAGIFPRVFLPPPSAVVVELWRMAASGDLWRNVQPSLARILGGFAIGSAAGVALGTLAAVSVRAEAVIDPLVALAYPIPKIALLPLIILWLGIGEASKIAVIAVGAFFPVFISTVTGLRGANPSLMRAAQSLGASRWQIIQKVMIPSALPVVFAGLRLATGMSLLLVVSAEMIAATRGIGYLILYAGDLLQTTRLMAGIAVLSVFGLLSTWVLRWFERMVVRGVE, from the coding sequence GTGAGCACCCAGGTACACGAGCGGGTCGTGTACGCCGAGGCCCGGGGCGAGCCCGACCTTCGCCCGCACACGTATCTGCGCGTCGCCGCGGTGGCGGTGCTGCTGCTGGCGTGGGAGGCGGTCTCCCGGGCCGGCATCTTCCCCCGCGTGTTCCTGCCTCCCCCTTCGGCGGTCGTCGTGGAGTTGTGGCGAATGGCGGCGAGCGGGGACCTGTGGCGGAACGTGCAGCCCAGCCTCGCACGGATCCTGGGCGGATTCGCGATCGGCAGCGCCGCGGGGGTCGCCCTCGGGACCCTCGCCGCGGTTTCCGTGCGGGCCGAGGCCGTGATCGACCCGCTGGTCGCCCTCGCCTACCCGATACCGAAGATCGCCCTGCTGCCCTTGATCATCCTCTGGCTGGGCATTGGAGAAGCGTCGAAGATCGCCGTGATCGCCGTCGGCGCCTTTTTCCCCGTGTTCATCAGCACCGTGACGGGCCTGCGCGGCGCCAATCCCTCCCTCATGCGGGCGGCCCAGAGCCTGGGGGCCAGCCGGTGGCAGATCATCCAAAAGGTGATGATCCCGAGCGCCCTTCCCGTGGTGTTTGCAGGACTGCGGTTGGCCACAGGGATGTCGCTCCTCCTCGTCGTCTCCGCCGAGATGATCGCCGCCACGCGCGGGATCGGCTATCTGATTTTATACGCCGGCGACCTGCTGCAGACGACGAGGCTCATGGCCGGGATCGCCGTGCTGTCCGTCTTCGGGTTGCTCTCGACCTGGGTCCTGCGGTGGTTCGAGCGGATGGTGGTGCGCGGCGTAGAGTGA
- a CDS encoding ABC transporter ATP-binding protein: protein MEVRVDQICKTYTRGRDAIVAVDGVSFTVQAGEFVALLGPSGCGKSTLLFIVGGLLAPSSGRVEFGGALGGRPLTAMVFQDFALFPWRTVLHNVVFGLEVRGVPPRDRVLRARELIRTVGLEGFEHRFPRELSGGMRQRVGLARAFAVDPAVLLMDEPLSALDAQTRDLMQDELLRLCERQSRTVLYVTHNIHEAAYLADRVVLLSRRPGRVRAVLSVPLPRPRDEAMQASPAFVGFTREIWAMTKDEARAAMAEQSA from the coding sequence GTGGAGGTCCGCGTCGACCAGATCTGCAAGACGTATACGCGGGGTCGCGACGCCATCGTCGCCGTGGACGGCGTCTCGTTTACGGTTCAGGCCGGCGAGTTCGTGGCGTTGTTGGGCCCCAGCGGGTGTGGGAAGTCGACGCTCCTGTTCATCGTAGGTGGGCTTCTTGCTCCTTCCTCCGGCCGCGTCGAGTTCGGCGGCGCGCTCGGCGGCCGCCCCCTCACGGCGATGGTGTTTCAGGATTTTGCGCTGTTCCCGTGGCGGACCGTGCTCCACAACGTCGTGTTCGGGCTCGAGGTCCGCGGGGTCCCGCCGCGCGACCGCGTCCTTCGCGCCCGGGAGCTGATCCGGACGGTCGGCCTCGAGGGGTTCGAGCACCGGTTCCCCCGGGAACTCTCGGGTGGAATGCGCCAGCGTGTGGGGTTGGCGCGGGCGTTCGCCGTGGACCCGGCGGTGCTGCTCATGGACGAGCCGCTCTCGGCGCTCGACGCGCAGACCCGCGACCTCATGCAGGACGAGCTGCTGCGGTTGTGCGAGCGGCAATCCCGGACGGTGCTCTATGTGACCCACAACATCCACGAGGCCGCGTATCTCGCCGATCGCGTCGTGCTGCTGTCGCGCCGGCCCGGCCGCGTCCGTGCCGTGCTGTCCGTTCCGTTGCCCCGGCCCCGCGATGAGGCGATGCAGGCGTCGCCCGCGTTCGTCGGGTTCACCCGGGAGATCTGGGCGATGACCAAAGACGAGGCACGCGCCGCCATGGCGGAGCAGTCGGCGTGA